The Acidimicrobiales bacterium region TTCTTCGGTCCCGTCACTGGCATGAAGGCAGTGATTCCGAGGTTCAGGGCGCAAGGCCACGGCCAGATCCTGAACATCTGCAGCATGACGGCATTCATGCCTCTCACGGGCTATGCGACCTATGGTGCCACCAAACACGCGCTGCGCGTGTTTCATCACAGCCTCGCGCTTGAAGAGCGCGATGGACCGGTGAGCTTCACCATCGTGCACCCGCCAGCCGTCCAGACACCCATGTTGGAACAGGAGCTGGCGGACGAGTCTGCATTCCTTGGCTTCGCAGAACGAGCTATCGATCCCTCCGTGCTGGCGGAGAGCGTCGTCGATGCCATCAAGACAAAGCCAGTCGAGCTCGTGTTCCCGACCGTAATGGGCCGCGTCCAGCGCGCCTTCGGCGTGTTCCCGCGTTTGATGCGTGTGGCCATCCCGATCGCCGAACGCACGGCAAGGCGTCACCGAGCCAGCCTCGTGCTCGGTCGCTCGGAGCCGGCGAGGCAGAGCTCAGCGGTCGATCGCCATTAGGCGGGAGCAGTGCGGCGGGCGACGGAGACCGAATACGCGCCTGGACGGGCAAGCAGTATCGGGTCGTCGGTGAGGCGAATGCCGTCGGGAACCCGGCTTGGGTCGAACACCAGCACATCGCCGTCGTTCTCACGGTCGTAGGCGAGCGCTGTCACCTCCAGCCGACCTAGGAGTGCGACCTCGCGATCGTCGGGCCAGGCTGCCGTCGGGTCGTGGAGCGGGTCGCCCTCACCGGCCAACTGGACTTGGACGTCAAAGGCGGCTGGACCACGCGCGAAGCGATCGACCAGCTCATCGCGAAGGTACTCGGAGGGACGGGTTGCAGCTTCCTTTTCGGCGAGGGATGCCTCACCCGCACTCGGTACGAGGTGGTAACGCCCGTAGCGGACCTTGCCGTCGGCGGCGATGAATCCGAATGCGTGTAGCCCGTGATAGGCGAGGGTGGCGTAGCTAGCAGGGATGGCGTGGGTGATGGCGGCGGTCACAGCCGGCACCGCCTCAGGATGCGCGGCGAGGTATTCGCCCACCTTCTCAACATCTGGCTCCCCGGTGGACGGGTCTGGACGGCGGGCTTCGTTGAAGGCGAGGAGGTCTTCGGGCGTACGGGCGAAGAAGGCCGGCAACGACAAGGCGACGATGTCGGCTGTCCCATCTGACAGATAGAACTTGACCGCCATACCGCGGGCATCGCGCACCCCGTCCGCGGCAGATGGATCGCCGCTCCCGTTGGAGAATCGCACGTGCGCTCGTACCCCGCCAGCCGCAAGGTGGGAAGCCCGGCTCAGCGACGCGGCCTCGGGGTGGGGCGTGAACATGGCTGCACATAGGACGCCTTTGGCGTGAGCGGCCCGACACCCGGGATGGATCCCATAGGTCGCGTTGAGCCCATCCACCAAGCGCTCAGACATGTCGCGATCGAGCATCGCGAGAGCCTACGACACGCGGTGGGATCGCGCTCAGGGCGGAAGTTCGAGCTACCCTCGCCCGATGAGCGCCAATCCCCAAACCCATCCGCGTCACGAGGTCCAGGCCGTCGTGGACCGCTACCACGAGCTCCGCCGCCGCATCGATGAGGGCCTCGAGCCCAAAGGCTTCGGGGCCCTGGCCGAGTTCTACACAGACGACGCCGTCTACGTGGATGCTGCGTGGGGTCGCATCGAGGGTAAGGAGGCCATCGCACACTGGCTGGAGCACTCGATGGTCGGCCTCGGGAAATGGAAGTTTCCGGTGGAGTTCACTGCTATCGAGGGAGACGACGTCGTCGTGAAGTGGACCCAGATCATTCCTGGCGCCCGGGCGGACGGCGCGCCCTACACGCAGTCGGCCTACTCACGATTGCGCTACGCCGGCGACGGGAAGTTCTGTTACGAGGAGGACACGTACAACATGGTTCACGTCTTGGAGGACCTGGAGGCGAGCGGGTGGGTGCCCAGCGAACCCATGAACCTGCCCCCCGAGCACCCTGA contains the following coding sequences:
- a CDS encoding SDR family oxidoreductase, coding for MLFITGAASGIGAAVAREAVGRGYRAVLADINEPAAKALADELGSAAIAVSLDVRNAAGWESALDAGWNAFGSVDVLVNNAGIVRTGFAQQLDLAAHREMMDVNFFGPVTGMKAVIPRFRAQGHGQILNICSMTAFMPLTGYATYGATKHALRVFHHSLALEERDGPVSFTIVHPPAVQTPMLEQELADESAFLGFAERAIDPSVLAESVVDAIKTKPVELVFPTVMGRVQRAFGVFPRLMRVAIPIAERTARRHRASLVLGRSEPARQSSAVDRH
- a CDS encoding catalase family peroxidase, with product MLDRDMSERLVDGLNATYGIHPGCRAAHAKGVLCAAMFTPHPEAASLSRASHLAAGGVRAHVRFSNGSGDPSAADGVRDARGMAVKFYLSDGTADIVALSLPAFFARTPEDLLAFNEARRPDPSTGEPDVEKVGEYLAAHPEAVPAVTAAITHAIPASYATLAYHGLHAFGFIAADGKVRYGRYHLVPSAGEASLAEKEAATRPSEYLRDELVDRFARGPAAFDVQVQLAGEGDPLHDPTAAWPDDREVALLGRLEVTALAYDRENDGDVLVFDPSRVPDGIRLTDDPILLARPGAYSVSVARRTAPA
- a CDS encoding nuclear transport factor 2 family protein, encoding MSANPQTHPRHEVQAVVDRYHELRRRIDEGLEPKGFGALAEFYTDDAVYVDAAWGRIEGKEAIAHWLEHSMVGLGKWKFPVEFTAIEGDDVVVKWTQIIPGARADGAPYTQSAYSRLRYAGDGKFCYEEDTYNMVHVLEDLEASGWVPSEPMNLPPEHPDRNWALPQ